Proteins encoded in a region of the Pseudomonas syringae KCTC 12500 genome:
- a CDS encoding GNAT family N-acetyltransferase, whose amino-acid sequence MSIKWICKHHTELSIEQLYAVLQLRAEVFVVEQQCVYLDVDGQDLTGDTCHLMAWQEDKLVAYLRLLDPIQQGGDVTIGRVVTAPSIRSRGIGHELMEQALENAERKWPDQPIYLSAQAHLQGYYSRYGFNPVGEVYLEDDIPHIGMRRDLD is encoded by the coding sequence ATGTCTATCAAATGGATCTGCAAACATCACACCGAGCTAAGCATCGAGCAACTCTATGCCGTGCTGCAACTGCGTGCCGAAGTGTTTGTGGTCGAGCAGCAATGCGTGTATCTGGACGTCGACGGACAGGACCTGACGGGCGATACCTGCCATCTGATGGCCTGGCAGGAAGACAAGCTGGTCGCCTACCTGCGTTTGCTCGACCCCATCCAGCAAGGCGGCGACGTGACCATCGGCCGGGTGGTGACAGCGCCTTCGATTCGCAGCAGGGGCATCGGCCATGAGCTGATGGAGCAGGCCCTGGAAAACGCCGAACGCAAATGGCCCGACCAGCCCATCTATCTATCGGCCCAGGCGCATCTGCAAGGCTATTACAGCCGCTACGGCTTCAATCCGGTGGGCGAGGTCTACCTGGAAGACGACATTCCGCATATCGGCATGCGTCGCGATCTGGACTGA
- a CDS encoding substrate-binding periplasmic protein: protein MSQSLRAVGLLVVLLMAQANAAEKLRLVADPWPPFTDALLLNGGLATDIVNTALRRAGYITLYEQVPWARAMLGLSEGRHDVLINAWFSEERTKVGQFSAQYLLNRVRFIKRKESPIGALTHEQLHKYVIAVVRGYAYTPAFDSDTQLQKVPVQNFSTAIRMLAAERVDLTLEDEYVARYNLAMEPDEVRDRVEFLPGSLSENSLHILVSLKNPHHDKIVADFDREITAMKADGTYDELLRLHGLQ from the coding sequence ATGTCGCAGTCGCTTCGAGCGGTGGGGTTGCTGGTCGTTCTGCTGATGGCTCAGGCCAACGCAGCTGAAAAGCTGCGTCTTGTCGCCGACCCCTGGCCTCCCTTTACCGACGCGCTGCTGCTCAACGGCGGGCTGGCGACCGATATCGTCAATACGGCGCTGCGCCGTGCTGGATACATCACGCTGTACGAGCAAGTGCCATGGGCGCGAGCGATGTTGGGCTTGAGTGAAGGGCGTCACGATGTGCTGATCAATGCCTGGTTCAGCGAGGAGCGTACGAAAGTTGGCCAGTTTTCTGCGCAATACCTGCTCAATCGGGTGCGCTTCATCAAGCGCAAGGAATCGCCGATTGGTGCCCTGACCCATGAGCAATTGCACAAGTACGTCATCGCTGTGGTGCGCGGCTACGCTTATACCCCTGCTTTTGACAGCGACACCCAGTTGCAGAAAGTCCCTGTGCAAAACTTCTCCACCGCCATACGCATGCTTGCTGCCGAGCGTGTCGACCTGACCCTGGAAGACGAATACGTCGCCCGTTACAACCTGGCGATGGAACCGGACGAGGTTCGTGACCGGGTTGAGTTTCTACCGGGCTCGCTGAGCGAGAACAGCCTGCATATTCTGGTCAGCCTGAAAAATCCCCACCACGACAAGATCGTCGCCGACTTCGATCGCGAAATTACCGCCATGAAAGCGGATGGCACCTATGATGAACTGCTCAGACTGCATGGGTTGCAGTAG
- the yccS gene encoding YccS family putative transporter, giving the protein MASKSLRHTFRRLWALDKFSYSVRVFIALTGSMALCWYQNEMALLIPLFLGIIACALAETDDSWQGRLNALAVTLVCFSIAALAVELLFPYPILFVCSLALASFCLTMLGALGERYGAIAYGTLILSVYTMIGVDQRGGEVLDFWHEPMLLVAGAAWYGLLSVLWQMLFSNQPVQQALARLFRELGQYLKLKSTLFEPIRTLNVEARRLELAQQNGKVVAALNSTKEIILHRVGSGRPGSKVSRYLKLYFIAQDIHERASSSHYPYNSLADAFFHSDVLFRCQRLLRQQGVACQALSESIQLRQPFVYDPSFAEAMEDLHASLEHLRIQSNPAWRGLLRSLRALAANLGTLDRLISDASNPDAVADATDSSLLDRSPRNLKDVWTRLRLQMTPTSLLFRHALRLPLALTIGYAMVHLIHPSQGYWIILTTVFVCQPSYGATRLKLGQRIIGTAIGLTVGWVLFDLVTSPILQSMCAVLAGVVFFVNRTTRYTLSTAAITVMVLFCFNQVGDGYGLFLPRLFDTLLGSLIAGLAVFLFLPDWQGRRLNKVLANTLTCNSIYLRQIMQQYAKGKSDDLAYRLARRNAHNADAALSTTLANMLMEPGHFRKEADVGFRFLVLSHTLLSYLSGLGAHRDTQLPSDVREHLIDNVGATLAASIDEIAAGLAEKKPVAVQSDVEEGLAAQLEQLPEDMDESQRLVQAQLALICRQLAPLRTLAAHLIKAPEATATHAV; this is encoded by the coding sequence ATGGCATCGAAATCTCTCCGTCATACATTCCGTCGATTGTGGGCGCTGGATAAATTCAGCTATAGCGTTCGAGTCTTTATCGCACTGACCGGCAGCATGGCGCTGTGCTGGTATCAAAACGAAATGGCGTTACTGATCCCGCTGTTTCTGGGGATTATCGCCTGCGCCCTGGCCGAGACCGACGACAGCTGGCAGGGCCGACTCAACGCACTGGCCGTGACACTGGTGTGTTTCAGCATCGCCGCCCTTGCCGTCGAATTGCTCTTCCCCTACCCCATCCTGTTTGTCTGTTCACTGGCGCTGGCCAGCTTCTGCCTGACCATGCTGGGCGCGCTGGGTGAACGCTATGGCGCGATTGCCTACGGCACGTTGATCCTTTCGGTCTACACCATGATCGGCGTCGATCAGCGTGGCGGTGAAGTGCTGGACTTCTGGCATGAACCGATGCTGCTGGTGGCGGGCGCAGCCTGGTACGGCCTGCTGTCGGTGCTGTGGCAGATGCTGTTTTCCAACCAGCCGGTGCAACAGGCGCTGGCGCGACTGTTTCGCGAGCTGGGCCAGTACCTGAAACTCAAGTCGACCCTGTTTGAACCGATTCGCACACTCAACGTGGAGGCCCGTCGCCTGGAACTGGCGCAGCAGAACGGCAAAGTGGTCGCCGCGCTGAACTCCACCAAGGAAATCATCCTGCACCGCGTCGGCAGCGGCCGCCCCGGCTCCAAAGTCAGCCGCTACCTGAAGCTGTACTTCATCGCCCAGGACATCCACGAGCGCGCCAGCTCGTCGCATTACCCCTACAACTCACTGGCCGATGCGTTTTTCCACAGCGACGTGCTGTTCCGCTGCCAGCGCCTGCTGCGTCAACAGGGCGTTGCCTGCCAGGCGCTGTCGGAATCCATCCAGCTGCGGCAGCCGTTCGTGTATGACCCAAGCTTCGCCGAAGCTATGGAAGACCTGCACGCGTCGCTTGAGCACCTGCGCATCCAGAGCAACCCTGCGTGGCGCGGCCTGCTGCGTTCGCTGCGCGCGCTGGCCGCCAACCTTGGCACTCTGGATCGTCTGATCAGCGACGCCAGCAACCCGGACGCCGTGGCCGATGCCACCGACAGCAGCCTGCTGGACCGCTCGCCGCGCAACCTCAAGGATGTCTGGACACGCCTGCGCCTGCAGATGACCCCGACTTCGCTGCTGTTTCGTCACGCGCTACGCCTGCCGCTGGCATTGACCATCGGTTACGCGATGGTGCACCTGATTCACCCGTCACAGGGCTACTGGATCATCCTGACCACGGTGTTCGTCTGCCAGCCCAGCTACGGCGCTACCCGGCTCAAGCTCGGCCAGCGGATCATCGGCACCGCGATTGGCCTGACGGTCGGCTGGGTGCTGTTCGATCTGGTCACCAGCCCGATTCTGCAATCGATGTGCGCCGTGCTGGCCGGGGTGGTGTTCTTCGTCAATCGGACCACGCGCTACACCCTGTCGACTGCCGCCATCACGGTGATGGTGCTGTTCTGCTTCAACCAGGTCGGCGACGGTTACGGCCTGTTCCTGCCGCGGCTGTTCGATACGTTGCTGGGCAGCCTTATTGCTGGCCTGGCAGTGTTCCTGTTTCTGCCGGACTGGCAGGGGCGGCGCCTGAACAAGGTGCTGGCCAACACCCTGACCTGCAACAGCATCTACCTGCGGCAGATCATGCAACAGTACGCCAAGGGCAAGAGTGACGATCTGGCCTACCGACTGGCGCGGCGCAATGCCCACAACGCCGATGCCGCGCTGTCGACCACGCTGGCCAACATGCTCATGGAGCCCGGTCACTTCCGCAAAGAGGCCGACGTGGGCTTTCGCTTTCTGGTGCTGTCGCACACGCTGCTCAGCTACCTTTCAGGCCTCGGCGCGCATCGTGATACGCAATTGCCGAGTGATGTGCGCGAACACCTGATCGATAACGTCGGCGCCACGCTGGCCGCCAGCATCGACGAGATCGCTGCAGGGCTGGCCGAGAAAAAGCCGGTTGCGGTGCAGAGCGATGTCGAGGAAGGGTTAGCCGCGCAACTGGAGCAACTGCCCGAAGACATGGACGAAAGTCAGCGACTGGTGCAAGCCCAACTGGCGCTGATCTGCCGCCAGCTGGCCCCGCTGCGCACCCTCGCCGCGCACTTGATCAAAGCTCCGGAGGCTACTGCAACCCATGCAGTCTGA
- a CDS encoding NAD(P)/FAD-dependent oxidoreductase, producing MPVTDVVIIGAGAAGLMCAFTAAARGRKVMLIDHANKPGKKILMSGGGRCNFTNMYTEPANFLSQNPHFCKSALARYTQWDFIAMVAKHGVPYHEKKLGQLFCDNKSSDILEMLLEECRQAGVSLHMDTSVQQIEKTDAGYSLQTTLGTLNCQSLVIATGGLSIPTLGATGFGYQVGKQFGHTLLPTRAGLVPFTITDQLKELCTELSGTSVDCLVSCNDTSFRENILFTHRGLSGPAILQISSFWQPGDTVEINLLPDHDVPAWLNQQQAERPNSELKTLLGEIFTKKMANLIAEHWFVSKPMKQYTHAELAEIAEKLVSWQVVPAGTEGYRTAEVTLGGIDTREVSSKTMESLKSPGLYFVGEVLDVSGHLGGFNFQWAWASAYAAAHYV from the coding sequence GTGCCCGTTACTGACGTTGTAATCATTGGCGCCGGCGCTGCCGGTCTGATGTGTGCGTTCACCGCTGCCGCTCGCGGGCGCAAGGTGATGTTGATCGACCACGCCAACAAACCCGGCAAGAAGATCCTGATGTCCGGTGGCGGGCGGTGCAACTTCACCAATATGTACACCGAGCCGGCCAACTTCCTGTCGCAGAACCCGCATTTCTGCAAATCGGCCCTGGCCCGCTACACCCAATGGGATTTCATCGCGATGGTCGCCAAACATGGCGTGCCTTATCACGAGAAAAAGCTCGGCCAACTGTTTTGCGACAACAAGTCCAGCGACATTCTGGAAATGCTTCTGGAAGAGTGCCGCCAGGCTGGTGTCAGCCTGCACATGGACACCTCCGTGCAGCAGATCGAAAAGACCGACGCCGGCTACAGCCTGCAGACCACGCTGGGCACCCTGAACTGCCAGTCGCTGGTGATTGCCACGGGCGGGCTGTCTATTCCGACGCTGGGCGCCACCGGCTTTGGCTATCAGGTCGGCAAGCAGTTCGGCCACACGCTGCTGCCGACCCGCGCCGGGCTGGTGCCGTTCACCATCACCGATCAGCTCAAGGAGCTGTGCACCGAGCTGTCAGGCACCTCGGTGGATTGTCTGGTGAGCTGCAACGACACCAGCTTCCGCGAAAACATCCTGTTCACCCACCGCGGCCTCAGTGGCCCGGCGATCCTGCAGATCTCCTCGTTCTGGCAGCCCGGTGACACCGTGGAGATCAACCTGCTGCCCGATCATGACGTGCCCGCCTGGCTCAACCAGCAGCAGGCCGAGCGCCCCAACAGTGAACTGAAAACCTTGCTGGGCGAGATTTTCACCAAGAAGATGGCCAACCTGATCGCCGAACACTGGTTCGTTTCCAAACCGATGAAGCAGTACACCCACGCCGAACTGGCCGAGATCGCCGAAAAGCTGGTGAGCTGGCAGGTGGTCCCGGCGGGCACCGAGGGTTATCGCACGGCCGAAGTGACGCTGGGCGGTATCGACACCCGTGAAGTGTCGTCCAAGACCATGGAATCGCTGAAATCCCCCGGCCTTTATTTCGTGGGCGAAGTGCTGGACGTGAGCGGTCATCTGGGCGGCTTCAACTTTCAGTGGGCGTGGGCGTCAGCCTATGCTGCCGCACATTACGTGTGA
- the dbpA gene encoding ATP-dependent RNA helicase DbpA codes for MTNTAFNSLPLSAAMLANLESLGYAEMTPIQAQSLPVILKGMDLIAQAKTGSGKTAAFGIGLLNPINPRFFGCQALVMCPTRELADQVAKEIRRLARSEDNIKVLTLCGGVSFGPQIGSLEHGAHIIVGTPGRIQQHLRKGSLVLDGLNTLILDEADRMLDMGFYDAIADIIEQTPQRRQTLLFSATYPVGIKQLSSKFMRDPQTVKVEALHADSQIEQIFYEISPEQRLEAVVKVLGHFRPTSCVAFCFTKQQVQEVVDHLTAKGMSAVGLHGDLEQRDRDQVLAMFANRSTSVLVATDVAARGLDIDALDMVINVELARDSEIHIHRVGRTGRAGEKGIAVSLVAPSESQRARAIEELQKAPLNWQQYDRLSIKEGGKLLPAMTTLCIGSGRKDKLRPGDILGALTGEAGIPGTQVGKIAIFDFQAYVAVERSMAKQALERLNNGKIKGKSLRVRIL; via the coding sequence GTGACTAACACCGCTTTCAATTCTCTGCCTCTGTCCGCTGCCATGCTGGCTAACCTGGAGTCGCTTGGTTATGCCGAAATGACACCGATTCAGGCGCAGAGCCTGCCGGTGATCCTCAAGGGCATGGACCTGATCGCGCAAGCCAAGACCGGCAGCGGCAAGACCGCTGCGTTCGGCATCGGCCTGCTCAACCCGATCAACCCGCGTTTCTTCGGTTGCCAGGCACTGGTCATGTGCCCGACTCGCGAACTGGCGGATCAGGTGGCCAAGGAAATCCGCCGCCTGGCGCGCTCCGAGGACAACATCAAGGTCCTGACCCTGTGTGGCGGCGTTTCGTTCGGCCCGCAGATCGGCTCGCTGGAGCATGGCGCGCACATCATCGTCGGTACTCCGGGTCGCATACAGCAGCACTTGCGCAAGGGCTCGCTGGTCCTGGACGGCCTGAACACGCTGATTCTCGATGAAGCCGACCGCATGCTGGACATGGGTTTCTACGACGCCATCGCCGACATCATCGAGCAGACCCCGCAGCGCCGCCAGACCCTGCTGTTCTCCGCGACCTATCCGGTCGGCATCAAGCAGTTGTCCTCGAAATTCATGCGTGATCCACAGACCGTAAAAGTCGAGGCACTGCACGCCGACAGCCAGATCGAGCAGATTTTCTACGAGATCTCCCCGGAGCAGCGCCTGGAAGCCGTGGTCAAGGTACTCGGCCATTTCCGGCCGACGTCCTGTGTGGCGTTCTGTTTCACCAAGCAGCAGGTGCAGGAAGTGGTCGATCACCTGACCGCCAAGGGCATGTCTGCCGTCGGCCTGCATGGCGATCTGGAACAGCGTGACCGTGATCAAGTGCTGGCGATGTTCGCCAACCGGAGCACTTCGGTACTGGTCGCCACTGATGTGGCCGCGCGCGGTCTGGATATCGACGCGCTGGACATGGTGATCAACGTCGAGCTGGCGCGTGATTCGGAAATCCACATCCACCGTGTCGGCCGTACCGGTCGTGCAGGCGAGAAAGGCATCGCGGTCAGCCTGGTGGCCCCGTCGGAAAGCCAGCGCGCCCGTGCCATCGAAGAGTTGCAGAAAGCGCCGTTGAACTGGCAGCAATACGACAGACTGAGCATCAAGGAAGGCGGCAAACTGCTGCCCGCCATGACCACGCTGTGCATCGGCTCGGGCCGCAAGGACAAGCTGCGTCCAGGCGACATCCTCGGCGCATTGACCGGCGAGGCAGGCATTCCCGGCACTCAGGTCGGCAAGATCGCGATTTTCGACTTCCAGGCCTACGTTGCCGTCGAGCGCAGCATGGCCAAACAGGCCCTGGAACGTTTGAACAATGGCAAGATCAAGGGCAAGTCGCTGCGCGTGCGGATTTTGTAA
- the aceF gene encoding dihydrolipoyllysine-residue acetyltransferase, whose product MSELIRVPDIGNGEGEVIELMVKVGDRIEADQSVLTLESDKASMEIPAPKAGVIKTMKVKLGDRLKEGDELFELEVEGEAAAAPAPAAEPAAAPAAAEKPAEAAPAPAAAAEPAPAASASVQDIHVPDIGSSGKAKIIELMVKVGDSIQADQSLITLESDKASMEIPSPAAGVVESIEVKLDQEVGTGDLILKLKVEGAAPAAAPAPAASAPAAAPAKAEAAAPAPKAEAAPAPAASAAPAKDGAKVHAGPAVRQLAREFGVELSAVSATGPHGRVLKEDVQAYVKTMMQKAKEAPAGGASGGSGIPPIPEVDFSRFGEIEEVPMTRLMQLGASGLHRSWLNIPHVTQFDQADITDLEAFRVAQKGAAEKAGVKLTVLPLLLKSCAHLLKELPDFNASLAPSGKAVIRKKYVHIGFAVDTPDGLLVPVIRDVDQKSLLQLAAEAAALAEKARNKKLTANDMQGACFTISSLGHIGGTGFTPIVNAPEVAILGVSKATIQPVWDGKAFQPKLMLPLSLSYDHRVINGAAAARFTKRLSELLADIRTILL is encoded by the coding sequence GTGAGTGAGTTAATTCGTGTACCCGACATCGGCAACGGTGAAGGCGAAGTCATTGAATTGATGGTCAAGGTCGGTGATCGCATCGAAGCCGACCAGAGCGTTCTGACGCTTGAGTCGGACAAGGCGAGCATGGAAATCCCTGCGCCCAAGGCTGGCGTCATCAAGACCATGAAGGTCAAGCTGGGCGACCGCCTGAAAGAAGGCGACGAGCTGTTCGAACTGGAAGTGGAAGGCGAAGCGGCTGCGGCCCCGGCGCCTGCTGCCGAACCTGCCGCAGCCCCTGCTGCTGCCGAAAAGCCGGCTGAAGCGGCACCTGCACCTGCGGCCGCCGCAGAGCCTGCTCCGGCAGCCAGCGCCAGCGTTCAGGACATCCACGTGCCGGACATCGGCTCGTCGGGCAAGGCCAAGATCATCGAACTGATGGTCAAGGTTGGTGACAGCATCCAGGCCGATCAGTCGCTGATCACCCTGGAATCCGACAAGGCCAGCATGGAGATCCCGTCTCCGGCAGCAGGCGTTGTCGAGAGCATCGAAGTCAAGCTGGACCAGGAAGTCGGTACCGGCGACCTGATCCTGAAACTGAAAGTCGAAGGCGCCGCGCCTGCCGCAGCTCCGGCCCCTGCCGCCAGCGCACCCGCTGCTGCCCCGGCCAAGGCTGAGGCCGCAGCTCCTGCTCCCAAGGCAGAGGCAGCACCTGCGCCGGCCGCTTCAGCGGCTCCGGCAAAAGACGGTGCCAAGGTTCATGCAGGCCCGGCCGTTCGTCAGTTGGCTCGCGAATTCGGCGTCGAGCTGAGCGCAGTCAGCGCCACCGGCCCGCACGGCCGCGTGCTGAAAGAAGACGTTCAGGCTTACGTCAAAACCATGATGCAGAAGGCCAAGGAAGCTCCAGCAGGCGGCGCAAGCGGCGGCTCGGGCATCCCGCCGATTCCGGAAGTCGATTTCAGCCGTTTCGGCGAGATCGAAGAAGTACCGATGACGCGCCTGATGCAACTCGGCGCTTCCGGTCTGCACCGCAGCTGGCTGAACATTCCTCACGTCACGCAATTCGACCAGGCCGACATTACCGACCTGGAAGCTTTCCGTGTCGCGCAGAAAGGCGCTGCCGAGAAGGCTGGCGTCAAGCTGACCGTTCTGCCGCTGCTGCTCAAATCCTGCGCCCACCTGCTCAAGGAGCTGCCGGACTTCAACGCGTCGCTGGCACCTAGCGGCAAGGCAGTGATTCGCAAGAAGTACGTGCACATCGGCTTTGCCGTGGACACCCCGGACGGCCTGCTGGTCCCGGTCATCCGCGACGTCGACCAGAAGAGCCTGTTGCAACTGGCCGCCGAAGCCGCCGCACTGGCCGAAAAGGCGCGCAACAAGAAACTGACTGCGAACGACATGCAGGGCGCGTGCTTCACCATCTCCAGCCTCGGCCACATTGGCGGCACCGGCTTCACGCCGATCGTCAACGCGCCGGAAGTGGCGATCCTCGGTGTGTCCAAGGCAACCATCCAGCCCGTCTGGGACGGTAAAGCCTTCCAGCCGAAACTGATGCTGCCGCTGTCGCTGTCCTACGATCACCGCGTGATCAACGGCGCAGCTGCTGCCCGCTTCACCAAGCGCTTGAGCGAATTGCTGGCGGATATCCGCACAATCCTGCTGTAA